The nucleotide window AAAGATGCATCATCTGTTATAGTCTCAATGTTAATTTTCTCAGTAAATTCGTTTAGCACTAGTTGGACCACTTCGTAAGATTGACCATTCAAGGCAAGCTGTGCAAGCTTCCATTCGAGTTCCTGTTCAGGTTGAACTGAAAGTTGTTGTAATACAGAAACTTCTGATGCCAATAGCAAATGAGTTTGTAGTAACACATCCATTGTCTCCATATTATGAAACTATCGTCAAAAGACCCCCTAGcaaaatatattgttttcaTACGACTACAAATTAACTCGATGAGCTTACCACTTCTTGAAGCTGGGCgtttaattgaaaaatttacgTTTTCGTCTAAAACGAGTTTTGAAGTTTACAGAAAACAAACGCGAAAGTAAGAAGGTAACGCGTTTGCACTTTTCAACACCATCAGCAAACTCTTAAGAAGTTATAGTTCCACACCATAGGAGCAGCAGTAACCAATAAAAAGGAATAGATTAACATTATGGCAAGtatgttatatttttcaccAAGTTCagaaatggaatattttacTAACGAAATGTCTTCTGACAAATTTACGTGATAGCTTATCAACCTTACACAGAGTTCTCTTCAGTTACAGGAGGTGGTTTTGATAACTCAGATAGACCTAATTCAGGTGATGCAGATGGAGCAGTTAACAGAACGAACACTCTTCATCCAGTGACCATTAAGCAAATTTTAGAATCCACCcaagaaattcaagatGGTCCCTTCGTCTCTCACAATCAAGAACTTCATCATGTTTGTTTCGTTGGTGTTGTAAGGAATATTACAGATCATACATCTAATATATATCTTACAATCGAAGATGGTACGGGCCAAATTGAAGTGAGAAAATGGAGTGACGATGCTACTGACATGGCTGCAggaaataatgaagaagataagCAAGGTAGTTCTCAAGCAGCACAACAGTATCAAATGGGTACCTATGTTAAGATATTTGGTGCTCTAAAAGAATTTGGTgggaagaaaaatattcaatatgCTGTCATCAAGAATGTGGAAAGCTTCAATGAAGTGCTGGCTCACCATTTAGAAGTTATAAAATGGCATGCTATTGCCAATGGCAAGATTCCAAATCCGTCAACCGGTTCCGGAGAACCTTTACAGCAAGGAGCAATGGGTGGAAATCAAAGTGGGCAATCATTATTTGTCACTGAGAATGAATCAAACCATTCTATATCTGATAGAATTTTAGAATTTTGTAAGAAGCAATGTGAGGGTAAAGACGCCAATGCATTTGCAGTTCCAATTCCTCTTATTGCACAATCGTTGAATATAGATGAGAATACCGCAAGAAATTGTTGTACAACGCTAACTGAACAAGGTTTTATATACCCAACctttgatgataataatttctttgcGTTATAATCTACTTATTTAGAAAGGATATACCTTGAATCTTtcatatattaatataatgATCATTATACCTGAACATATTGTACTGAATCTTACGCTATGATATGAGGCATATATTGAGGTTGAATAATTATTGTAGAATACGGAGCAGACCAGCGTCGCGAGTTTATGAcacaaaaaatattgatagAATGCtaaaaaatttccaaattctaTAAAACAACCTTTTCTCCCCTAACCAATCACCTAAAGAACAAATACCAAACTATTCAAAACCAAGTATATGAGATATTTTAGGATGTTTCTACGATGGGTAATGTTCGCACTTTGTCTTTCCTTCAAATTTGCCAATTCGGAGAGTGCCATAAATCCAATCATTGTTCAAGGCAACAGGTTTATTGATTCTGTCACTGGAAAACCGTTCTTTGTTAAGGGTGTTGATTACCAACCAGGGGGGTCGTCGGAGATAACTGAGGAAAGGGACCCCCTTTCAGACCCTGAAGTGTGTGCCCGTGATATATCtttatttcaagaattaGGAATTAATACTGTAAGGATTTATTCAGTTAATCCTGAATTGAATCATGATAAATGTATGACAATGTTAGCAGTGGCAGGGATTTATTTAGTCCTTGATGTCAATTCCCCCTTGGATAACCAACATTTAAATAGATATGAACCTTGGACAAGTTACCATCCTttatatttggaacatATATTTAACATCATTGAAGAGTTTTCCtattataataataccTTAGGGTTTTTTGCAGGTAATGAAATTGTCAACGATAGGAGATCTGCTCAGTATTCTCCACcatatattaaaaatgtGATTAAGGATATGaaacaattcatcaaacTTCATTCCCCAAGACCAATTCCTGTTGGCTACTCAGCAGCAGATTATTTAAGATATAGAGTAtcattatccaaatatttagaatGTTGCGAACATGGAAATAGTGCCTCAAGTGTTGATTTTTATGGCATTAATTCCTATCAATGGTGTGGGTCACAGACAATGGAATCATCTGGGTATGACAAATTGATCGACACATACAAAAGTTATACAAAACCACTAATATTTTCTGAATTTGGCTGCAACAAAGTTTTGCCCAGGCAATTCGAGGAAGTTAGTGCCTTATTTTCTGATCGTATGAATGACGTTTTCAGTGGGGGGTTAGTCTACGAGTTTACACAAGAACCTAATAATTATGGTTTAGTCAAAATTAATGGGGAAGGGGATGCTCTattattggatgattttTTCCAACTAAAGAAGCATTATACTCATTTGGATCAAGTTGGAAGACAGCAGCTAAAAGTTCCTACTAGAGATGGAaacttaattttttatgaACAAAAGagtaaaaataatattcctaAGAATGGTTGCCCCGTTTGCCTGGATAAATATAGTAATCTCAACATTGACACTAAAGTAGATAGTGACTTAGGTGTGTTTCTTATTAAAGAGGGAGTGTCTAATGAGCATGGGCAATTTGTTCAGTTGGAAGACTCAGAGCTAGTTTCAAAGTTTAAAATATACAATGGGACAGGTGAAGTACCAGAAAAGGTAAAAAGGATAGAGATTTTGCATGATTTAGGAATATTTAACGATGTGAAGGATAAAAATAGAAAGCAAGCAGGAGATAACCCCAAGACATCTACAGGATTCAGACTGAATCAAAACCTCTTTGCAGTTTTTATGTGTTTCATGCTTCTAATTTCTGATAATATTCTTACTGGAATTAGAAATTTAGCGGCGTTTATATACCATGTTTAACTTATTTATCATATCGCAACCTATCAAATTGTATTACTGACAGCAAACAAATTTGGCGCACGTGCAAGACGATCTCAAAAAATTTTCGTCTCGCGCTTTATCTCTTTTCCTTTAAATGcatttcaaataaaatgCAATGGCTTGACCCGTATTCATCACGTTTCCAATACACTTCGGTTAATGTATACACTCAAGATACACAGCTTAATTGTATTAATGTGCGTTTCAAGTTAAACTGAACAACATCCTTCTAACACTAGAGACTGTACCTgcgaaaaaaaataaaaagtttGAATTCAACTTAGAGAGCCAGTTGAAATTTTACTCCCAAGAATGAAATAGGGCACCACTGTATTGACATATTCAGTAATAACGAGAGCCTCAGTGTTTAGAAATATTGACTACAACTACAAAAAATAGAAACAAAAATAGAGTATCATGGATTCATCTTCTACCTCAGAACATTCAACTCCAAATTTAACCCCTACTCTATCACCTACAACCTCCATAGTAGGATCCATGGTTTCCATGAGGACGGAGGATCATAATGAACTTTATGATCACAGACAACACAGGGATTCTTTGCCTATCCGTCAGGATGCGATACCAAGTGTGATTCAGAAGACTATTACCAGCAAAAGAGACCCTACTAGGAATCCTGCTGGGGCCTCCGTTGACCAGAAACAAGCACATCACCAAGAAAATAGAGCTTCTGCTGCTAAGGAGCGTGATGATACATATGCGGCTGGTCGCCATCACTTAAGATCATCAGCATCTCAGACTGCTAATGCTAGACCTTCGAGGTTGGAACAAACCATCTCTCATCAGCAGcaattatttaatgaagagAACGAGCCGGCAAATGACCCATCATTGCAGCATCACCACCATCACAGTCAAAATCAACCAACTTCACCTGTTCAAGCTTCAAGTCCTCATTCTCACCCAGAGATGGCAAAGAACCAAAAGGTTAGGACAAATTCTGTGACTTCTCATGTCTCATCTATAAATCCTTTGACACATATAGCAGAAACATTGTCTAATATAACTACATCCAAGACAAACGGTTCTGGAGAAAAATTACCACAGGGAAGAAATAAGAAGGCAAGAGCATCGTTCGATAGTGACGCATCGCAGGCATCAAGAGAATCTCAAGAGACTGAGGAAGATGTTTGTTTCCCCATGCCACCTCAGTTACACAGTCGTGTCAACGGgattgattttgatgaattggaagaatttgcGGAACAATCAAACGTCCTAAAGAGACAGTATATGATGTCATTGCAAAATGATAGAAATAGTagattttcttctaatatGAACGGTCGTACTAGTGGAGTTTCAACTTCAACTTCTACTTCCGTTTCCTCTGCAGCACTTAAATATACTCCTAAACCCTTTAATCATAccgaagatgatgatgagaagGATATtgaggaagatgaggaagatgaaagaattaaagagTATGATCACAACGATTTAGGTTCACAGGGATTTCCATCAGAGTACATTGGGAAACCTCAAGGTATTTCatttggtaataataaGATTGAAGGTGAATCTAGGATGGGTAATGAGACGCaatcaaatttcaattttggcGGCGGTGGTGGATTTAATGCACCAGATAGattctctttcttctgttCTGAGTCTGAAGAGACAGTTCATGCTACTGATATCCCATCATTAGTGAACTCCAATCAATCATTTTATGATTTATTTAGAGGTGGCGAACCAACCTGGTGGTTAGATTGTAGTTGTCCcacagatgatgaaatgcGTTGCATTACCAAGGCATTTGGAATCCATCCTTTGACTGCAGAAGATATCAGAATGCAAGAAACAAGAGAAAAAGTGGAATTGTTTAAATCCTATTATTTTGTCtgttttcattcttttgaaaatgacaAAGAATCTGAGAATTTCTTAGAACCCATTAATGTTTACATTGTTGTATTCAGATCTGGTGTTCTTACATTCCATTTTGGCCCCATTCCCCATTGCGCCAATGTTAGGAGACGTGTGAGACAGTTAAGAGATTATGTTAATGTTAATTCAGATTGGTTATGTTACGCCTTGATCGATGCCATTACTGATAGTTTTGCTCCAGTGATTCAATCCATTGAATATGAAGCAGATTCCATTGAGGATTCCGTGTTCATGGCAAGGGATATGGATTTTGCAAAAATGTTGCAAAGAATTGGTGAAAGTAGACGTAAAACTATGACATTGATGAGATTGTTAAGTGGTAAAGCTGACGTTATTAAAATGTTTGCCAAGAGGTGTCAGGATGAGGCCAATGGTATTGGACCTGCTTTGACATCAGAAATTAATATAGCCAACTTACAAAGCACAACATCtatgaataattttaagaAGATTAATAATATGCAAGGAAATTCCTATGAGCATTATACTACCCAACCAAGAGGTGATATTGCATTGTATTTGGGTGATATTCAAGATCATTTGTTAACAATGtatcaaaatttattatcttACGAGAAAATTTTCTCCAGATCTCACTCGAATTATTTAGCACAATTGCAAGTGGAATCgttcaattcaaataataaagtaaCAGAAATGTTGGGTAAGGTGACTATGATTGGTACTATGCTTGTTCCATTAAATGTGATCACTGGGTTATTTGGTATGAATGTACATGTCCCAGGTGAAGGAGTCGACAACCTAGGCTGGTGGTTTGGTATTCTTGGTGTATTGGTATTCTTAGCCATTTGTGGGTGGTTCCTTGCATCATTTTGGATTAAGAGAATTGATCCTCCAACAACATTGAATGAGGCGGCTGAAAGTGGTGCTAAATCTGTCATCTCTAGTTTCTTACCAAGGACGAACCATCGTAACAACAAAAACTATAATGATAAGCCAATTCCTAGGTGGAATGGTGGCCCTTCGAATGGATCTATTGCCAGTTTACCCAGTAAGTACAGCAGGTATGATTGAGTGGTCACTTTCAAtttacttatttatttggtTTTACTTCAGACTTTAAATGTTATTTATTgtaatttaaatatattctgCTATGTATAAGAATACTTcaagtattttttttctttcgGATATTTCAGTAAGATCAATAGGGCAGACTATAGTCAGCTATATAAAGTGAAAAGATATCTGAATTATGATTAAGTAGTCTTCTATCTCCTAGCAATTAGCAGAATCACTGTGAGTAACCAACAAGGAGGCTACAAGCTCATACTTCTTAACACTATGCTTATGcatgtttgtttgtttgtttgatTTTGAGGATCAGTGTAGTTGGTTCCTGCCTTTGATAGGTTTTTTGTTTGTATGTTTAGAAAACGTCAACAATGGACGCGAAAGGAAAAGACGCGAAAGTGTGTCACTTGGAAGGAGATATATTCCGTGTCTTCACTTGAACAAAAAGGTATATCTAGTGTGTCTGTTTATAAAGGGAGGTTGTGTTATTTTGAATAGTCTAATGTAttggaacaatttcaaGGAAAACGAAAAAGAATACTCCAAGGGCAATCATCCTTACACTACAAAATAATTCTGTGTataataattgattttgaaatgagATTCTATTTTAGATCAATAATCAAGTAAAGCATCACCAATTGCTCCcatttgatttaatatttgcAGATAAAATGTTTGCTTATGTGTATTTAATATGTTTTGATAATTACCGACTGGGTAACGAACATCCAAATTTTACGCCTCGTATCTATAGAATAACGCTAAACGCTAACTGCAATTCTGTCAACCCATTGATATGAATGAAACCCCTTTTTGCCAAACAATACAAGGTTCCAGTATCCATTATCTATAAACACAATTATGGATTCCAACAACAGTGATAGACTATTTCGTTTTCCCTTCTCGCTCCCCAAACTTCACGGGGTAAGAACGGTAAGTGTCTACTTATCAGGTATATTTTACGCCTTAGGGTTTTGGGTCTTCCTCGATGCAGCATTATATTCCAAGCATTCCAATGCATCCGATGTCCATGTGACGTTTATCGACTGGATCCCATTCCTTTGCAGTACATTTGGGATGCTTATTGTGAATTCCATTGAGAAGAATAGATTGTTACAGGGTGCATTATCCAATGATGGTGGTATATCGTCTTCGTTTGGCGGAGTGGATGAAGCAATGGCATGGCAGGCACGttctattttattttttggatTTGCATTGTTGGCTGGTGGATTATCTGGATctattgttgttttaattattaaattcttaGTTAAGGATTATACGAGTTATCCTACTGTTGGTATGGGTATTAATAATGTGTTGgggaatatatttattctgATTAGTTGCGTGGTTCTTTGGATTGCACagaatattgaagatgaatatTCTTACTCTTTAACTTTATAATCATGCAAGATATTTATGctatatataaaaaaatgattctaaagatttcatg belongs to Naumovozyma castellii chromosome 3, complete genome and includes:
- the RFA2 gene encoding Rfa2p (ancestral locus Anc_3.33); the protein is MATYQPYTEFSSVTGGGFDNSDRPNSGDADGAVNRTNTLHPVTIKQILESTQEIQDGPFVSHNQELHHVCFVGVVRNITDHTSNIYLTIEDGTGQIEVRKWSDDATDMAAGNNEEDKQGSSQAAQQYQMGTYVKIFGALKEFGGKKNIQYAVIKNVESFNEVLAHHLEVIKWHAIANGKIPNPSTGSGEPLQQGAMGGNQSGQSLFVTENESNHSISDRILEFCKKQCEGKDANAFAVPIPLIAQSLNIDENTARNCCTTLTEQGFIYPTFDDNNFFAL
- the VPS68 gene encoding Vps68p (ancestral locus Anc_3.40), giving the protein MDSNNSDRLFRFPFSLPKLHGVRTVSVYLSGIFYALGFWVFLDAALYSKHSNASDVHVTFIDWIPFLCSTFGMLIVNSIEKNRLLQGALSNDGGISSSFGGVDEAMAWQARSILFFGFALLAGGLSGSIVVLIIKFLVKDYTSYPTVGMGINNVLGNIFILISCVVLWIAQNIEDEYSYSLTL
- the GAS4 gene encoding 1,3-beta-glucanosyltransferase (ancestral locus Anc_3.34); protein product: MRYFRMFLRWVMFALCLSFKFANSESAINPIIVQGNRFIDSVTGKPFFVKGVDYQPGGSSEITEERDPLSDPEVCARDISLFQELGINTVRIYSVNPELNHDKCMTMLAVAGIYLVLDVNSPLDNQHLNRYEPWTSYHPLYLEHIFNIIEEFSYYNNTLGFFAGNEIVNDRRSAQYSPPYIKNVIKDMKQFIKLHSPRPIPVGYSAADYLRYRVSLSKYLECCEHGNSASSVDFYGINSYQWCGSQTMESSGYDKLIDTYKSYTKPLIFSEFGCNKVLPRQFEEVSALFSDRMNDVFSGGLVYEFTQEPNNYGLVKINGEGDALLLDDFFQLKKHYTHLDQVGRQQLKVPTRDGNLIFYEQKSKNNIPKNGCPVCLDKYSNLNIDTKVDSDLGVFLIKEGVSNEHGQFVQLEDSELVSKFKIYNGTGEVPEKVKRIEILHDLGIFNDVKDKNRKQAGDNPKTSTGFRLNQNLFAVFMCFMLLISDNILTGIRNLAAFIYHV
- the ALR1 gene encoding Mg(2+) transporter ALR1 (ancestral locus Anc_3.38), with translation MDSSSTSEHSTPNLTPTLSPTTSIVGSMVSMRTEDHNELYDHRQHRDSLPIRQDAIPSVIQKTITSKRDPTRNPAGASVDQKQAHHQENRASAAKERDDTYAAGRHHLRSSASQTANARPSRLEQTISHQQQLFNEENEPANDPSLQHHHHHSQNQPTSPVQASSPHSHPEMAKNQKVRTNSVTSHVSSINPLTHIAETLSNITTSKTNGSGEKLPQGRNKKARASFDSDASQASRESQETEEDVCFPMPPQLHSRVNGIDFDELEEFAEQSNVLKRQYMMSLQNDRNSRFSSNMNGRTSGVSTSTSTSVSSAALKYTPKPFNHTEDDDEKDIEEDEEDERIKEYDHNDLGSQGFPSEYIGKPQGISFGNNKIEGESRMGNETQSNFNFGGGGGFNAPDRFSFFCSESEETVHATDIPSLVNSNQSFYDLFRGGEPTWWLDCSCPTDDEMRCITKAFGIHPLTAEDIRMQETREKVELFKSYYFVCFHSFENDKESENFLEPINVYIVVFRSGVLTFHFGPIPHCANVRRRVRQLRDYVNVNSDWLCYALIDAITDSFAPVIQSIEYEADSIEDSVFMARDMDFAKMLQRIGESRRKTMTLMRLLSGKADVIKMFAKRCQDEANGIGPALTSEINIANLQSTTSMNNFKKINNMQGNSYEHYTTQPRGDIALYLGDIQDHLLTMYQNLLSYEKIFSRSHSNYLAQLQVESFNSNNKVTEMLGKVTMIGTMLVPLNVITGLFGMNVHVPGEGVDNLGWWFGILGVLVFLAICGWFLASFWIKRIDPPTTLNEAAESGAKSVISSFLPRTNHRNNKNYNDKPIPRWNGGPSNGSIASLPSKYSRYD